The genomic segment CTGAACGAAGACGTTGTCTTCACTCACCAGGGCGAACTTTGGCGCGTCAATGACGACGAAAACCAGCCTCGCTACTGGGAGGGTGGCATCGCCGGTCGCGACCAGGACGTCTTCGACCGCTTCATGGAGTTCAAATTCCGGCTTGAAGCAGTCGAAACCCCCGAACGTGGACTCACTATCACGGTCTCACCTCGATTCCCGGACGCTCGCCATCACAAAGACGAGACGAAATCGCTCGGTTTCCCAGCTGAAATCCCTCCGGGAGTCGCATTACAGGCTCAATCAGCCAACGTTGACCCCGACGAATACGTTCCCCTCCTGCAAGCTTTCGCTGACGTTGTCGATGTGAATCCGAAGTACTTCTCAGAGGAGAGACTCGCCGACCAGGTTGAGAACGACGACGGAGAAATCACCTCGTACTGCAATACTTGGGCGCTTGCTCGCTACGTTCGACTCGACCGTTTCGCCACTCGTACCCTCACCGGCCACGAGGGCGTCTTCCACGACCTCGCGAAAGCATCCATGCAGAACCGAGGTCGCGGCTCGTTCAAATGGGACGGTGAAAAAGCCGAGGGCTACAACGACCGCGTCGTCCTTTCTGGCCAGGACTGGGGACGACTCATCACTGGCCACGAGTGGACTGCACGGGCGAAAGTCTATCACCCACGAAAGGTACGTAGCGAGTTTACGGCACTCGACGGAGACGACCCGCTCGCCCACCAGAAACTCGAAATCAACTACGCGAAGCTCTCAGGTGATGGCAACATTCCCTGGCATGCTCTCGACGACGTCATCAGAGAGTTCGATGAGAAGCTTCTCGCCGTTCTCTCGGAAGCCGGACTCCCCACCCACGCTCATGCAGACACATTCATCGAGGATCATCACTTCAAACGCATCGAACACGACCCAGACATCCTCGTTCCCGATCTCGGTCTTGACACTGTCAAAGCGGTCGAACAGCAGGTCGCCAGAGACACCCTGCTGAGTGCAAATCTCGGAGAAAAGGAACTCTCAGTCGCACGCATGATGGCTGACGGTGGCCGCAGTGCCGTCGAGGTGGCGAAAGAAGCGGGTTGTTCGACTTCGACGGTGTATCGAACCATCAGCAAGCTCGGTGATGCAGCCGACACCTTCGGCAACGTCGTCGGGTACGTCGATGAGTACATTCGTAGCGAGGTCTCCTCGCTCTTCCAATCGCTTGAACGCACTGCTCAGTACACTGAACGCCGGCTTTCTGAAGTTGCAGCCGAAGCTGAAGCGTTTGCGAACGATACCGCAATGGGCCGCTGGGTACGAGCCCACGGCGTCAAACTTGTTGAACGGTATAACCAGACCACGTTCGAACTCTCAGGTGCGCTCACGCGAGCGGACGTCCAGCGCATAATGCGCGAGGGCTACGCGGCCGCGAAACGCACGGGTAGTAAGGCCGTGCTCACGCTCACGGACGCGCTCGTTCGCTGGCACAACCCGGATGGTGACCTTCGCAACTCAAGGCCATTCAGTGTGCTTAGCAATTCCGTGCTCACCCTCTTCGGCGCACGCATTGGGCCCGCCCCCTGACGCCCTCCAGCTGAGTGGCGACACTATCCTCACTCCAAACTCGCGGTAATTTCTTCCTCATTCTCGCCCCAAAATTCCGTGTTTTCTAACATCCATCTCATTCCACGTTGACCAGCGGCAGCTCACGGTCGCGTTCGCTCCCGTGGGACGGGACAGCCCCCTTACGGTGTGTGCCTAAAGGCACGGCACAAAAAATACCCCGCAGAGGTTAGCGTAGTTCCACTTGATGCAGTTGAAATGTACCCACAATCTCCCCTCCCTGTAGAATCACTATATCATTTTTCCGGTGAGTGTGCTGATTCCACAACGCGTATTCATCATCGACTTGGTAGCAGTGGCGAAAGCAAGACACATCGCAATAGGGTATATTGGCACATAGACCGGGAATAGCGCAGAGTGAGTCAATGGCTGGGGCCGTTCTGTTGCTGATGCCAAGCAGATTCGAGGCGAGTTGTGATCTGACTTGTCACTTCCCAAAAATTATGATTGTTGGTAATATATTGCATATTTGTGCACAGAATTCGGTAAGTAATCACATGCTACTCTGCGGGTGGATACTGCCTGGCGAAATAAGGCCACCAAATTCAGGGCCTTATTCAGCATGATTGGTCGCGGAATAATTGCGAGATAGTCTGACAAGACCACCAATATCTCGTTACTCACCCGGATTAATTAGTAGATAAGAAGTCTAAACCCGGCTCGTAAATTTTTACAAGTCAGAATAAGGCCAATTTCATTGAAATTAGCGGCAATTATTTATATAACGGGGTCGTAGGGTCGGTACAAACGATTACTATGAGCGAGGAAGAAATCAGTAAATCGATTGACGGAGACGGTATTGAGATTGATGGAGTGCCGACAGTCAGTAATGGCGAGGAAGAGAGTGGGTTCAATTTCAGTGAACCCATAGACCTGACTCCACAAAAGACAGGGCTGTTAGACCAACTTCGGGCCGACCTTGATATAACAGGGTCGTTCGACGAAATCGGTGACAACTCTCTAGATGCCTTCGAACGGGTTCGTGGTGGAATGGGAGCGCTGCGAATCGAAGTCGAACACCGTAAGACAGACGAGGGCGAAGAGGAACTCGTAATCCGCGACAATGCAGGTGGTGTCCTACCGGCGGACCTGAATGTGTTCTTTTCGATTGGGTCCCGCGCAGGTGAAACCGGTGGTAGGAGTGTTCAACGGGGTGCTTACGGTATTGGGCTTAAGAAGGCGACACTTCGATTAGCTCAAGAAGTCACCTTCGCAACGCGGCATCAGGACCAGAAAGGGAAGAACAACCCCGGCTACGGGTTCACCATTTCTGAAGAATGGCTCAAAAGAGAGAGTGACTGGACGGTCAACCCCGAACCGTTCGACATTGAGGCCGGAACCACCGAAATTCGACTCAGAGGCCTCCGATTCGACTGGGAGGAGCACGAAGAAGACATCCGAAAGAGTCTCGCATCAACCTACCGCCGGCAACTCGGCGGGAGCCCCTTCACCGAGAATTTCGACGTCTCCATCGAATTTCAGGGCGAGCCCTTAACACCTCCAAAAGGCATCAACTGGGGGTTCCCTGCCTTCGACGAACTCTGGCCTCGGGAATTCGTCATGCAGATTGCTCCAGATGATGTCGACTTCGAACTGGAATCTCCAATCAAAATTCGCCTCGTCGTAGGACTTCTGGCGGAGAAGGACACAAATGCTACAGGCACCGACCTCTACGTTCAGAACCGGCTCATCCATGAGGCTCGAACCGATGAGCAGGGTGGGTATGATGTCCCTGGGGGACTCCCCTCGTTCAACGATGCCCAGCACGGGCGGTTCAAGATGTGCGTCTCTCTGGAATCGGAGGCTGATGCTGCCGATCTGCCCTGGAACACGACCAAGGACCGTATCTTCCCCGAGGACGAGAAGATGGTCGCAGTCTGGGAGAAATTGAACAACTTCGTTGACCGGTACTTCGCCGCAAAGTTCAGCAACGTCCCAGCGGATTACCTCGCGTTCGCGGCCGACGACGAAAAGGCGGCCAACAATGGCGAAATCGACGGGCCACTTGATTATTACGACCGTCAGAGAGTAACAGACAAGCCCATAAACGGGTTCCCGGACGTGAAACAGGTCGAGACCACGGCCCAGGCGCACGCAAAACTCGGCATCCAGCGGGCCGAATACTTCAACGACGACGACACGACCCTCCGGAAGCAGAAGCAGCACGTCTACCTGACCCGGACGGCGACCTTGTTTAAGTCTGAGTTCGAACCGGGGACTGAGTACCTCAATGCTCCGAAATCCATTATGGCGATCCTCCCGGACTTCGATGACGAGGATGAGGTCAATTTAACAATCGAGGAGGTGAAATTCGAAGCACGTCACCACGCCAGGATGGGGGTCCGGTACACGGGCATCGAACCGTGGAAGGAACCGCTCTATGAGGCGTACCTCCGGTTATTCGCGGGTGATGAATCAGAATTCGAGAACCTCACCGCTGTAGACGAACGGCCGCCCCTTCCCGACGATGGTGATGGTGACGGGCCCGATGGGCCTGACGTCAAGGGCACCAATAAATCCGAGGAGCGGTCGTTCGAGTTCAGCTCTGAAGGCTTCGAGACGGTCACAAATGTGTTCGGACTAAGTGACGATATGACTGCACAAGAACGCGGTGAGCGTATTGAGACTGCCGCCAAGCGACTGAAGGAATTGGGCTTTAGCCTCTCGTTTGAGTGATTATGGATTCCGAAAAGGCACTCGAGCTCAACATCACCGTGAACCAAGCTGGGGGTGGAACTGTGACCGCGACAATGCATGACAGCTCAGTCGAGGAGCGACTCCAACTCCTCAACGCTCGCGGAGCAACGCGTACGGGCGACACTTGGCGCTTGGAGACCGACGACATGGGTGCGCACGCCGATGCCGCCCAGTACGTAATAAAAATGGTCTCCGATATTCTGACGCCGAAAGAGACGCCCGGGGAGGCTCGACAGGCGACCTTTGAGCGAGATGGGAACACTTGCCGCCTCTGTGGGGCAAATTTCGATGCCCCAGCGATCAAGGTGTCACGTGACCGTGTCAATACCCGTGTCCTAGACCACGTCTATCCACAACGCGACGCAAAACCCATTCATCGCCCCCATGAGACGTGTAATTTAGTGACTGTCTGCGGTGGGTGTGATGATGTCTTCCTTCAGGGAGATAAATTCCGTATTGTTACAGACCGCCTGGGCTATCGGCCGCCGCCTACAGACCGACAACTCATCGCCTGCATACAGAAACGAGGTATTATCCGGTCTGATTGGGCGTTAGATAAACTCAACGCGTCTCGAGAGGAGCCGGATCGACTGGAGCATGAGTACATCGCCGAGCGCCTCGGGGCATTAGCACAGATAGAGCTGATGAAGCCGTTACCCGATGTCGCGAAGAATGAGGGATTCGAAGTGTATGCGGTCAATATCTCTCATAGGGCGATCGTGTTTCTGGACCACAAGGCCGTTGACCGCCATCCGCGGCTACCGCAAGGCTTCGAGTTCGTAAACTCGCTGAACGGAGAAGACTATGTCTCGATGAACGAACAAAAGCGGGGGCGTGGGTCAAGCACACCCGCCTGAGCACGTTTTTCCAACGTCTGTGCCAGTAGGGAAGCCGCACGCATCAGAAGGAGTGGAGTCTCGAAGGGGTTGCTGCACTGTTTTCGAGTCCGTTGAGAGCGCTTATGCACTCGCCTACGATTCCTGTGAATTCGACGTCATGTGAGGGATGTTACATGATAATCCGACGTATCGCTTAATTCTGGGGTTAGAGGTGTGATGCTGCGTGAATGGCGTTAAAGAAGTTAAATCCCAAGTTCTGAGAATTCCAATTCACCATCTGTAGTTCCAAATACTTCGTTTGAATCTGGCGCGATACCGATGTCAGCCAACGACCTATCGACGAGCGTCGTCACGACCTCGACGTCTGACCACGTCACCTCACCTGATAACCGAGCGCGAGCGTGCGCCTCAGCAAGCCGCTGCACCGCATCGAGCATTCGGGCGGTCACCGGCAACGGAGGCCCGTCGAGGTCGGCCTCCTCGTCCTCGCCCTGGTAGCGCGCCGGAAGGTCGGTCTTCAAATCCGCGAACCACTCGATGAGCCGCTCACGAATCGCCTCGTCCTTGATTACTGGCTGAATCTTCTGCGCCTCGATAACGTAGGCACGCCACGCCTCTGGCTCGATAGAGGGCTCAACTGCATCCAGTTTCGAACCGTCCACGTCGTCACCACGCGCCAACTCACCCGACGTCTGACGCGACTCAACCATGTGCTTACCAATCGCCCGCACATGCTCGCGGTCCTCGACCTCGCGCATCGTGAAAATCAAGTCGAACCGTGAGAGTAACGGCGACTGCAACTCCACCTCATCGACGAACTCGTTGGCCGGGTCGAAGTGTCCGCCGACCGGATTCGCCGCCGCCAGCAACGCCGTCTTCGCCGGTAAAATCGCGTTCTTCCCGGCTTTCGTGACGCGCACCTCTTGGGATTCGAGCGCCGTGTGCAGCGCATCAAGGTCGGACGTATCGCCCTTGTCGAGTTCGTCCACCACCGCGACGCCCTTGTTCGCCCGCACCAGCGTGCCCGCTTCAATCGAGAACTGCTCGTCAGAGAAATCATCCTTCGTGATGGCTGCAGTAAGCCCCGCTGCGGACGAGCCCGTCCCGTCGGTGAGCGCCGACCGAGGCGAGAGACGCGCCGCCGCTTCCAAGAGATTCGACTTCCCGACGCCCGGATCACCCAAGAGGAAGATATGGCTCTTGCCGCGATGCAGGGTGCCGTCCGGGGCGTGGCGCGCCCACGAGCCAAGAATCTGCAACACAATAGCGCGTTTCACATGTTCGTCGCCCTTGTGGCCCGGAGCAAACGACTCGACCAACGTCGCGAGCGGGTCGGGCGTGTTCGCGATACGCTGGATTTCCTCAGCGTGCTCGCTCGTGTCGACCTCG from the Haladaptatus sp. ZSTT2 genome contains:
- a CDS encoding DUF7845 domain-containing protein, with amino-acid sequence MADIRREDQDAETQEEYLFGGNYKTNECSEQPSLPIAAAGQMACRFCHEEYQGIAADSNHTCEERENRRLRTDFSTIRPATHELKSWLLFLDDPDNPYYATTPSEAMLSAYFALTNTALDTILNEDVVFTHQGELWRVNDDENQPRYWEGGIAGRDQDVFDRFMEFKFRLEAVETPERGLTITVSPRFPDARHHKDETKSLGFPAEIPPGVALQAQSANVDPDEYVPLLQAFADVVDVNPKYFSEERLADQVENDDGEITSYCNTWALARYVRLDRFATRTLTGHEGVFHDLAKASMQNRGRGSFKWDGEKAEGYNDRVVLSGQDWGRLITGHEWTARAKVYHPRKVRSEFTALDGDDPLAHQKLEINYAKLSGDGNIPWHALDDVIREFDEKLLAVLSEAGLPTHAHADTFIEDHHFKRIEHDPDILVPDLGLDTVKAVEQQVARDTLLSANLGEKELSVARMMADGGRSAVEVAKEAGCSTSTVYRTISKLGDAADTFGNVVGYVDEYIRSEVSSLFQSLERTAQYTERRLSEVAAEAEAFANDTAMGRWVRAHGVKLVERYNQTTFELSGALTRADVQRIMREGYAAAKRTGSKAVLTLTDALVRWHNPDGDLRNSRPFSVLSNSVLTLFGARIGPAP
- a CDS encoding ATP-binding protein codes for the protein MSEEEISKSIDGDGIEIDGVPTVSNGEEESGFNFSEPIDLTPQKTGLLDQLRADLDITGSFDEIGDNSLDAFERVRGGMGALRIEVEHRKTDEGEEELVIRDNAGGVLPADLNVFFSIGSRAGETGGRSVQRGAYGIGLKKATLRLAQEVTFATRHQDQKGKNNPGYGFTISEEWLKRESDWTVNPEPFDIEAGTTEIRLRGLRFDWEEHEEDIRKSLASTYRRQLGGSPFTENFDVSIEFQGEPLTPPKGINWGFPAFDELWPREFVMQIAPDDVDFELESPIKIRLVVGLLAEKDTNATGTDLYVQNRLIHEARTDEQGGYDVPGGLPSFNDAQHGRFKMCVSLESEADAADLPWNTTKDRIFPEDEKMVAVWEKLNNFVDRYFAAKFSNVPADYLAFAADDEKAANNGEIDGPLDYYDRQRVTDKPINGFPDVKQVETTAQAHAKLGIQRAEYFNDDDTTLRKQKQHVYLTRTATLFKSEFEPGTEYLNAPKSIMAILPDFDDEDEVNLTIEEVKFEARHHARMGVRYTGIEPWKEPLYEAYLRLFAGDESEFENLTAVDERPPLPDDGDGDGPDGPDVKGTNKSEERSFEFSSEGFETVTNVFGLSDDMTAQERGERIETAAKRLKELGFSLSFE
- a CDS encoding HNH endonuclease, with product MDSEKALELNITVNQAGGGTVTATMHDSSVEERLQLLNARGATRTGDTWRLETDDMGAHADAAQYVIKMVSDILTPKETPGEARQATFERDGNTCRLCGANFDAPAIKVSRDRVNTRVLDHVYPQRDAKPIHRPHETCNLVTVCGGCDDVFLQGDKFRIVTDRLGYRPPPTDRQLIACIQKRGIIRSDWALDKLNASREEPDRLEHEYIAERLGALAQIELMKPLPDVAKNEGFEVYAVNISHRAIVFLDHKAVDRHPRLPQGFEFVNSLNGEDYVSMNEQKRGRGSSTPA
- a CDS encoding minichromosome maintenance protein MCM translates to MSDVVSRCQTALRDICHEAILDLFDDYPERVSLEVSFEALVEVAPGLADDVVTRPEIMLDHFDAALAQYPDPDGAMSQSHVRFVELPEDVTLSVGEERVEHKDRLVAFQGQITKRTDVGPLLQTGVFECLRCGLDSKLSQGFGTIREPFECMGCDTQGPFRLNERISEFEDHQKVRLQQPPEEAVDGATASIDCHLLDDICGTIEGGQRVTLVGQYVAYSHKRRARFRKRFLVNNVIPENADPREVDTSEHAEEIQRIANTPDPLATLVESFAPGHKGDEHVKRAIVLQILGSWARHAPDGTLHRGKSHIFLLGDPGVGKSNLLEAAARLSPRSALTDGTGSSAAGLTAAITKDDFSDEQFSIEAGTLVRANKGVAVVDELDKGDTSDLDALHTALESQEVRVTKAGKNAILPAKTALLAAANPVGGHFDPANEFVDEVELQSPLLSRFDLIFTMREVEDREHVRAIGKHMVESRQTSGELARGDDVDGSKLDAVEPSIEPEAWRAYVIEAQKIQPVIKDEAIRERLIEWFADLKTDLPARYQGEDEEADLDGPPLPVTARMLDAVQRLAEAHARARLSGEVTWSDVEVVTTLVDRSLADIGIAPDSNEVFGTTDGELEFSELGI